From Acidobacteriota bacterium, one genomic window encodes:
- a CDS encoding DUF4281 domain-containing protein, with the protein MKADQIFAVVNMIALVSWIVLAVAPRWVVTRKVLISGAIPLLLSVAYAILIGAFFGAAEGNFGSLAGVMKLFTNEWAVLAGWIHYLAFDLFVGVWEVNDAQSKGISHWLVIPCLFFTFMLGPIGFMMYFVMRILLREEVRRDQTIF; encoded by the coding sequence ATGAAAGCAGACCAGATATTTGCGGTCGTGAATATGATCGCGCTCGTCAGTTGGATTGTTTTGGCCGTGGCGCCGCGGTGGGTCGTGACGCGAAAGGTGCTGATCTCTGGAGCGATCCCATTGCTGTTGTCGGTCGCCTACGCGATCCTCATCGGCGCGTTTTTCGGTGCTGCCGAGGGCAATTTCGGGTCGCTCGCGGGCGTGATGAAGCTCTTCACGAACGAATGGGCGGTGCTTGCCGGTTGGATCCATTATCTCGCGTTTGACCTGTTTGTCGGCGTTTGGGAAGTAAACGATGCGCAATCGAAAGGGATCTCGCACTGGCTCGTAATTCCGTGTCTCTTTTTCACGTTCATGCTCGGGCCGATCGGATTTATGATGTATTTCGTAATGCGGATTCTCCTGCGTGAAGAGGTTCGCCGTGATCAGACGATATTTTGA